In the genome of Thermoproteus tenax Kra 1, the window GCCTCCCGCTCTTATCTGGGGCACCTAACTTCATCTTTGTGAACACTACCCGCTCCACCCTTCCGCTACCCTCGAACTTAACGGGGTTCAACAGTTCTCTGAACTCTATACCCCTATCTATCAGCTCCTTCTTGATGTTGGCCTCCCCCGCTGGAGCCTCCTTTATAGTGCGCCTGTAGGCCACAACGACTTTCTTGGCTCCGTGCATCAGCGATTCGATGGCTGCATCAATCGCCGTAAGACCAGCGCCCACCACTAAAACCTTTGAGCCTAGAGGATAGACTTTCTCCTTGGGCAGATAGCCGAGCTCGTGAGAATAAAGTCTGAACAAGAAGTCCAACGCTTGGTAGACGCCCGGGAGGTCCTCGCCGGGCACGCCCATCTTTCTGCTCCTCCATGTGCCGGTGGCTATGACCACGGAATCGTATTCGCCTATCAGTTTATTTATGTCTACAAACTCTTTGGCTAATAGCAAGGCATCGTGTTCTCTCGGCCTCTCGGCTCCGCAGTACACAAAAGTGGACGTGTGAAACACTACGCCCACTTGTCTCAGCTCTGCGACGCCCTCTCTGACCCCCTCCTTGGAGACTCTAAAGCTGGGTATGCCGAACATCAAGAGCCCCCCAGGCTCCGGCAGAGCGTCATAGACGTGAACCTCATGGCCGAAACACCTGATCTGGCCGGCGGCTCCCAGCCCGGCGGGGCCGGCGCCTATGACTGCGACGCGTTTGCCGGTGGGCGGTTTAATTGTATTTGGCTTGCACCGAAGCAAGAACTTCATAGTAAAAGCTATTAGAGGCCTTAATATTTTTCACTTACGCGAAGCACAAAAATCTCTGGAAAATTTAGCCGAAAGGGCGGTGCAGACGAAGTCGAGCGCTATCCTCACAACATCGTTCTGAGAGAGATATGTAGTGTCAATGACTAAGTCAAACGGCGAGAGGTCGGTTATATCGATATTGTAGATCATCTTATATCTTCGCCTATTTAGCTCTTCCCTCTCTAGTATCTCCCTCAACGCCTCCTCGTACGTACGCCCATCGCGCAACGCCACCCTCCTAGCTCTTACATCAGCGGCCCCCTTGAGATAAATACAGATATCTGCGTAGGGCCTCACGACCCACGCAGTCAAGTGGCCCTCAAGCACTGCATCGCCTCTCTTCGCCTCCTCTATAGCCATTTTGTCGACCTCTCTATCTATTTCAAAGTTCTTTTCGGCGTATTTATGGAATTCTATCAAGTCCATTCCATACCTCTGCGCAAGTTCTCTAAATAAAGCTCCGGAAGACCTCAACCTAAGGCCCAACACGCGCGAGATCTCCCTGGCTACCGAGGTCTTTCCACTGCCCGGTTGGCCCGAAATTGCGACAACTACCATTAAGACCTTATCGCCAGCCTCAGCGCTCGTTGAAGCACTTTATGGGAGACATAGCCGCCGTAGGGTCTAGAGGGAGCTCTTAACCTCTCTCTGCTGGTCTTAACCCTCTTTTCATCCATCCCCTGTAGAACCTCGCCTGTTATTGCCCCTCTTGGGGGCGAGGCGAAGCGTTTGTAGTAATGAACTACGGTCCTGCCGCCGGGAGTCCTCCTCTGTACTCTTCTGAGAGAGCGGGAGCGCAGGGCCGGCTTTACCATGCGGGGTAGGTTCTGGGCTTTTTAAAATGTTTGCGCCGCGCTAATAGCTGGGGACAAAGACCCTCCTATCGCCGAGGCTTAACGTCGCCACTTTGACGCCATATATCTTGGACAATAGATCTACGTCAACCCGCTCAGGCTCCATCTGGACGGCGCGTCCCTCCCTCAAAAGCACAACCGAGTCCGCTACATTTATGAGGTCTAAGTCGTGTGACGCCACGACGAAGACCTTCGACTTTTTCAGTTTAGCAAGCAAGCCGATTATGGAGCTTTTGCGCGCCAGGTCGAGGTTGGCCGTGGGCTCATCCATCAATACGACATCGCCTTCGGCGAGCGCCTTAGCCAGAAGCACCAGCCGTTTCTCGCCCGTGCTGAGGCGGGAGAAGATACGCCGTTCATAGCCCCCCAAACCGACGGCGCTCAACCAAGCCAGATAGTCCCTAGGCCTTCTTCCATCTCCAGCCAATAAGACGTCGATTACCCTTAGATCTACGTTGGAGAACTCTGCAGGCACGTAGCTGACAGCCCCTTTCAACTCAACTCTACCTGACGAAGGCCGATAGATGCCGGCGAGAGTTCTCAATAAGGTCGTCTTCCCGGCCCCATTCGGGCCCAAAATTAAGTTGATGCCGGGTACTATCCTCAATGTAACGTCTTGGAGCACGTAGCGGTCGCCCAACTTAACGGTCAGAGACTCTACCCACATTTTTCAACACAAGCAAGATTACGGGCACTGAGAAGATCGAGGTTATTGCCGTCACGGGCACTGAAAAGCCGAGTGCCCCTCTGGCCAGTATGTCGGAGGCCAACAGCACAGGCGCGCCCACCGCTGCGCTGGAGGGAACCACCTCTCTGGCAGAGCTGTGCCCCAACATCTGTTTGACGATGTGCGGCACCATTAGTCCCACGAAGCCTATCACTCCGACTTGTGATACTACGAACGACACAGACAGAGATATCATAGCTATCCAGAGGGCTCTATACGTGTTGGGTCTCAGCCTCCTCACGTGGGCCAGCTCATCGCTTATAGCGACCAAGTCCATACGCCTGGCCTCCCTTATGGCAAAAACCGTCATAAGCGCAACTATAGCGGCTAGGACGACGTCAATTCTATACCCCACGTAGTCAATATATCCGAAGAGCCAGAACGTGACCGGGGGTATCTGCGGCATAAGCGACGACAGATAAGATAGACCTATAGTCGTAGCCGCCGAGAATAGATAGGAGACGGCGACCCCGCCTATGACGGTGGCATATACATCGCCTCTGCCTATAGCCAATGTCGTTATGCTGGCCGTTGTTGCGAAAAAGAATGCGAGAGGCACTTGATAAAGGATCAGATAGACAGGGGATAGGCCGGCCGCCACTAGGGCGTACGCCAACAAGGCCCCGAAGGCGGCGCCAGAGGCCGTGCCGGCTATATATGGATCTAGGAGCGGGTTCCTATATAGAGTCTGCATCACAGCGCCCGACATGGAGAGAATGGAGCCTATAAGGGCCGCCGCAATGGCCGTGGGCAACCGTATGTACCAGACAATGACAGCGTAGTTTCCATCGAAGAACTTATTCGGAGGTACAAAGACAGAGCCGGTCATTAAAAACGCGAAAAACAAGGGAGGTGTAGCCAGAGCGGATAAAAGTGCTATTCCTTTTGGGCTCACGGGCTGTTTATCCCTTTTATTAATAAAGTTGCATTGAGACTCTTGAGGAACCACGCGGAGGTCAGACAGTGCGGCGCGTTGCCGGTAAGCACTTTGTGGAGCATGACCACGGCGTAGACAGACATGAGAGACGGCTCCTCAAGAGCGTCCTCCGGAAGGCCGGAGACCACGTAGACTCTGCCAGACCTATATGCAGCCACTTTATTGACGCCGGGGATGTTATCTAAAGCTTGCAACGCGTAGGTACAATTGCTCACGCCCATGGCTGAGAGCACGATTACGTCTGGATTTGAGGCTATCAAGAGCGAAGGCTCGAAGGGCCCCCAGCCCCCTCTCTCTATGGCGTTGATCCCTCCGGCCGCATCAACCACTGCCGATATAAATGTGTTGTTGCCGGCGGCGTAGAAGGATCCATCAGGATTTATCCAGACTATAACCGCGACGGACGCATTCAAGGGAGCTCCATATATCTCGAGCTCTCTGTTCATCCAAGTTACCAATGCTTGGGCCCTCTGCTCTTTATGAAAGATCTTGCCCAGAGCTAGGAGATCCTCCTCTATCCCGGTTATGTTTGCCGCCAAAGTTCCTCTGAGGAAATAGACGTTTAGACCTGTCTTGGGCAGATCCCGCGCCCAAAGTGCCTCAAAGCCTGCGTCGGCTAACACTATATCGGGATGTAGGAGCATCACGGTCTCGTTGAAACCTGTCGGCGACATGGCATTTATCTTGATAACCTCGGCGTTGGCAGGGAGACAAGATGTGGCGTTCAACTCGCTCAATAGTTGATAGCTAAATTGGTCGAGGCCGATTATTCTATTACAGAGACCAAGGGCCACTAGCATCTGGGTTATACTGGGCGCTAGCGAGACCACAGTGGCGGGTTCAGAGGATATTACAAGGGTCCTATTAAGGGCGTCGGCGACCTCGATAGGGTAGTAAGATGTCGTAGCTGTGACGGTGGTGGTGTAGGACGCCGTAATAGTAGTAGTGACGGTCGTAACTGTAGTAGATACATAGCTCACCGTTGTCGTAGCCGTCGGCGCTTGAGGAACTCTCAAGTGATAGCCTATAATTCCAGCTATAATTGCGACGGCCACAACCGCGATCGCAAACATTATGTTCCTAGTATTCATAGTAGGGAGATATATCCCATATTTAAGTATATCATAGGAGTCCAGTCCCAAGGACAGCGGTTGCGCCCTCGGACTCTGCTCCATGTTAGATGCATGCGCCTTACAGCGCGGCGGAGGCGGGCTCGGAGCCTCCAGAGGGAGCCAAGCGCCGCTAAGGAGGCATGAGGACGCTAGAAAAGCCTACGAAATTTCTGGAGATTGTTAGGTTGTAGAACGTTAAGGAGTTTCGATGGTGCCTCTCTTATTAACATCATCAGTACTGCGTCCACTAAATCCGGCGTGACTCTAACGTAGCGGTCCACTTCATCCAATATCTGGGGATAGCCTGTGGTCGTCGAAGAGGTCGCAGAGAGATAGGAGACGACCTCCTCTACGCTGTAGTCCCCGGAGTTTAAGACCTCTACGCGTACGGCGGTTTGAGAGCCAGGCGGCATGTAGTATGCGATCACTATGTCGCCTAGGAGCTTTAGATGAGGATATCTATTCGAGTTCAAAACGTTCCCGAAGTTAACTCCAAACTCCCTGAGCCTCTGGCACAGTCGCTCCGATTTGGCGTTTCTGGCCGGCACGCCCTCCTTAAAACAAGACAATACGTCGTCCTTCAGAGGGCCCCCCTCGCAGCTGGCGTAATGGATCTCTGCCCACTTGGGGAGGACATCCCTCAGAGGGCCCAGAACCGCGTATTCGCCCGGCCTTAGGATCAACGACGCAGCCACTCTGTCATTGACGGGCAGACAGTTCCCGTACAACAGAGATAGATATCTAGATCTGACGCGCTTCGCCAGGCCGACGAGCGCAACTTGCGACCTCTCGACGCCCTCCATGAGTGAGTCCACTACCTTGTTGACCTCCTCGTATCTGCCGCCAGAGACGGCCAGATTAAAGGGCAGAGGATGCACGGCTATTTCGCCGTCCACTATCAATATATCGAATTCCTTCTTCCCCTCTGCCTTCTGCCTTAAGAGCTTTGCAGC includes:
- a CDS encoding FAD-dependent oxidoreductase; protein product: MKFLLRCKPNTIKPPTGKRVAVIGAGPAGLGAAGQIRCFGHEVHVYDALPEPGGLLMFGIPSFRVSKEGVREGVAELRQVGVVFHTSTFVYCGAERPREHDALLLAKEFVDINKLIGEYDSVVIATGTWRSRKMGVPGEDLPGVYQALDFLFRLYSHELGYLPKEKVYPLGSKVLVVGAGLTAIDAAIESLMHGAKKVVVAYRRTIKEAPAGEANIKKELIDRGIEFRELLNPVKFEGSGRVERVVFTKMKLGAPDKSGRPRPEPIPGSEFSEEFDTVLLAIGEEPTPPFPDNCAGIKLNPDGTINVDEQFRTTREGVFAAGDVVHGPSLIGKALGAGMKVAPYVNEYLERKLRWRTA
- the cmk gene encoding (d)CMP kinase, with product MVVVAISGQPGSGKTSVAREISRVLGLRLRSSGALFRELAQRYGMDLIEFHKYAEKNFEIDREVDKMAIEEAKRGDAVLEGHLTAWVVRPYADICIYLKGAADVRARRVALRDGRTYEEALREILEREELNRRRYKMIYNIDITDLSPFDLVIDTTYLSQNDVVRIALDFVCTALSAKFSRDFCASRK
- a CDS encoding ABC transporter ATP-binding protein translates to MWVESLTVKLGDRYVLQDVTLRIVPGINLILGPNGAGKTTLLRTLAGIYRPSSGRVELKGAVSYVPAEFSNVDLRVIDVLLAGDGRRPRDYLAWLSAVGLGGYERRIFSRLSTGEKRLVLLAKALAEGDVVLMDEPTANLDLARKSSIIGLLAKLKKSKVFVVASHDLDLINVADSVVLLREGRAVQMEPERVDVDLLSKIYGVKVATLSLGDRRVFVPSY
- a CDS encoding FecCD family ABC transporter permease; its protein translation is MSPKGIALLSALATPPLFFAFLMTGSVFVPPNKFFDGNYAVIVWYIRLPTAIAAALIGSILSMSGAVMQTLYRNPLLDPYIAGTASGAAFGALLAYALVAAGLSPVYLILYQVPLAFFFATTASITTLAIGRGDVYATVIGGVAVSYLFSAATTIGLSYLSSLMPQIPPVTFWLFGYIDYVGYRIDVVLAAIVALMTVFAIREARRMDLVAISDELAHVRRLRPNTYRALWIAMISLSVSFVVSQVGVIGFVGLMVPHIVKQMLGHSSAREVVPSSAAVGAPVLLASDILARGALGFSVPVTAITSIFSVPVILLVLKNVGRVSDR
- a CDS encoding ABC transporter substrate-binding protein, translated to MNTRNIMFAIAVVAVAIIAGIIGYHLRVPQAPTATTTVSYVSTTVTTVTTTITASYTTTVTATTSYYPIEVADALNRTLVISSEPATVVSLAPSITQMLVALGLCNRIIGLDQFSYQLLSELNATSCLPANAEVIKINAMSPTGFNETVMLLHPDIVLADAGFEALWARDLPKTGLNVYFLRGTLAANITGIEEDLLALGKIFHKEQRAQALVTWMNRELEIYGAPLNASVAVIVWINPDGSFYAAGNNTFISAVVDAAGGINAIERGGWGPFEPSLLIASNPDVIVLSAMGVSNCTYALQALDNIPGVNKVAAYRSGRVYVVSGLPEDALEEPSLMSVYAVVMLHKVLTGNAPHCLTSAWFLKSLNATLLIKGINSP
- a CDS encoding DNA double-strand break repair nuclease NurA, whose translation is MEEDLEYWLEPDLLTAISFYVRKSADKLKRLSELADRIAALRGAMAPKPIPKPEGEHYAYAVDSSYGSPPLELVGGVFTVIAYGYVGKTKRGVDKHLSGVVYFEDREEQDVSRYATLLERKLAAKLLRQKAEGKKEFDILIVDGEIAVHPLPFNLAVSGGRYEEVNKVVDSLMEGVERSQVALVGLAKRVRSRYLSLLYGNCLPVNDRVAASLILRPGEYAVLGPLRDVLPKWAEIHYASCEGGPLKDDVLSCFKEGVPARNAKSERLCQRLREFGVNFGNVLNSNRYPHLKLLGDIVIAYYMPPGSQTAVRVEVLNSGDYSVEEVVSYLSATSSTTTGYPQILDEVDRYVRVTPDLVDAVLMMLIREAPSKLLNVLQPNNLQKFRRLF